The Longimicrobiales bacterium genome contains the following window.
TGAAATACTGAGGGTCTGTTGGAACCCTGCTTGCCGCGTCGAGTTCGGCGAACTGCAACAAGCGACGTTCACCATGGAGGACGTGATCGACACGGTCCGATCCGGAGCGCCCCTGGCACCTGGGCAGATCGAGACCCTTGAAACGTCGACCAACCACGACAGGGCAACTGCCGCGGGGGTTGTCGCGCTACGCCAGTACCCGGCACAACACCGGGCGCGACTCCAGGCCCTGATCCTGAGGTATTTGTCGGCAGAGGCTCGTGAATGTGTCACGACGCTGGACCTAACCGAGAGCCGCTTCGGGTTTGACCCACGGCTAGTGACGCTCAACGAAATCAACGGCGAATCTGGGACCGAGTCGGCGGCTGCTGCCGCTCGAGTGTTCCCGCCGCTTCGAGTCAACGAACTTCCCGTACCCAACCACCCTGAGCGCACCTTCGAGCTTCGGGCCATGTGGCCCTACTGGCATGTGGAATACGGACAGCACCTTTGGCAAGCCATCAAAGACTGGGGCCACGGAATGCGTTCCGGTTCCGAAGTCCATCAGTCGCTTCTGAGCTTTGTTGCACTCGTGCTCGCCGGGAACGCCCTGTCTGAGACCGACCAACCAGGCTTCGCTATCGTCCCGGCCCCCAGCAACACCATGTCGGCCAGACAGCCAGGCCAATGCTCGCTCAGGCTTGGGCAGAGGGTTGCCGAAATCCTCGAATGCGAGTTCATCAACGCGCTGGAGAAGCGGCGGGGTGGGCGCATCGCCGTCCGGCGCGACCCCCAGCACGACCTCACCGGTCGGACGGTCATCCTCGTCGATGACCAGGTCACTGATGGGAACACCATGAACGGCTGCGTCAAGGCCCTAGTCGAGGCAGGAGCCGAGGTGGTCCGAGTACTCACCTGGTCCAGCTCCCACGAAACGACTGAACCAACGACCTCTAGCTGTTGGCTCCGACGGCACCACTTACCGTGCGACGAGCACGACGGCCAGACCTTATTCTGAACCGGTTTGGGGCGAATCAAGCGCTCCCACGGTCGCCGAGCGACAAGACCCCGGTCAACCTGCTCCGATGAGTTGACCGGTAGGGGCCTCTGTTGGTCCTGGTTTGTCGCTGATCAGTTCTGCTAAGGAGGTGATCTGCTGGTCGAGTTGGGCAATGGGAACGTTGAGGTCCAACCCAACTGTGCGGATCGTGACCGGCGAGTTGCGGACCCGAATCGTTCCGGCCGGTTCTTCGCCCGGGGTTCGTGCGTAGATGAGCCACGCCTCGTTGAGCCCGTAGGCGGTGGCGTAGGCCAGCGCCTGGTAGTAGTCGCTTGATTTTCCGGTGCCGGCCTCGAGGAGTTTGTATTTGGTGTCGGCCACGGCGACCGGCCAGCCGTCCCGGTGGAAGACGATGTCGGGGTTGATGTCGACTTTGCCGGTTTCATCGAGCTTGGATTTTGGTTGGGCTTCAACGGTGATGTCGGGGGATGCGTCTTGGAGGCGTCGGGTGACGTACCGCTCGAACAGGGTGTTCATATCCAATAGGAACGAGTGCGCTGGTTGTTCACCGAACCGTGAGCTGATCGACGTTCCGGCGAGTATTAGCGATGCGAGTCGCACTGAGGATTCGTAGTGCCGTTCCATTGGTTGAGGGTTCCACGAGTCAACCCAAGAGGGGTCGCTGTGCGTGTCGGTGACGCCTTCAAATTCGGCGAGCTGAAGCCGGAGCCGGTACCGCCAGTGAGGTGACAGGTCCCCGGTTCGTGTCGCAATTCTCAGCGCGGCGCGAAGGAGCCGGTTGAGTTCAATATCGGGCGAATGTTCGTCATACCGGCAGGGAACGGGAACTTTGAGGCCGGGCCGGTTGATGATGGCCCGAATATCGATCCGGCCTCGCGGTGAGATCAGCATCTCTTGGCGGGGCACGTAGTCGCTTCGTAGGCCTCGGCGGGTGGTTGATTCGCAAGCCACGCAGAACAGGCGGACCATGACCGACAGCAGGTCCGGGTCGGTTGCCAGGTCGACGGTTTCGGAGTGCCAGATCTCTGAGGGAACCTCCACGCTCATGAGGGCCAGCAGGTTCGGTAGGGGCACTTTGGGGGTGATGAGCAGGGAGTGGTCGTGGGAACGGATGGTTCCCACGTATTGGGCGGTTCTGAGCTGCCACACGTCCGGGTCGCCGGTAGGTGTGAGGGCCAGGTGGTTGCGGTGCTGGTCGGCTAGGTGGGTGACAACTGGTCGCGGGAGCGAAACGGTGATCTCTTTCCATTCGCTAAGGGCGATTTGGGTCACGGGGTCTCTGATGGTTGGTCCGGGCCGTGTTCTTTCCAGACGCTGTCGAACCGGAACCGTTTCGCCCTTTCGTCGCCGAAGAACAGGTCGTTGAGCATCGGTCCGATCTGGTAGCGCCAGATCAGGGAGAGCTGGTCGCGGTCGAG
Protein-coding sequences here:
- a CDS encoding phosphoribosyltransferase family protein codes for the protein EILRVCWNPACRVEFGELQQATFTMEDVIDTVRSGAPLAPGQIETLETSTNHDRATAAGVVALRQYPAQHRARLQALILRYLSAEARECVTTLDLTESRFGFDPRLVTLNEINGESGTESAAAAARVFPPLRVNELPVPNHPERTFELRAMWPYWHVEYGQHLWQAIKDWGHGMRSGSEVHQSLLSFVALVLAGNALSETDQPGFAIVPAPSNTMSARQPGQCSLRLGQRVAEILECEFINALEKRRGGRIAVRRDPQHDLTGRTVILVDDQVTDGNTMNGCVKALVEAGAEVVRVLTWSSSHETTEPTTSSCWLRRHHLPCDEHDGQTLF